The Gadus macrocephalus chromosome 1, ASM3116895v1 DNA window TGTAGTTGGGAGGACCTTTGCAAAACAAGGAAAAGATTCAACCTCCTGACTGCGGCTGAACGTGGCCTGACATTAATTCTATCAAGAGGGCAACGGGGTTGACAAGCACAAGTAGAAACATGCGACTCACGAACCCCCTCGGCAAACATTGTTTTAAAGATGTAAGATTgggtgtttgttttctttattcttttttCCGAGGGACACTATTGGCCACACCGAGGATACGCGGTGAAGCGAAATTGTAAATATCCTTGAATTGTTCTCGGGGAAATGTTTCATCTTTCCTCGACAGTTCTTCGTCCCCTAATCGCCGTTGACATCGCTATCGCAACATATAGCTTCCCTACAGTGACGGACGGCGGCCATAATCAATCCTGGACACTCGGACGGAAAGCAAGGgcaggaagaaaaagaaaacctCCACCTACTCTCACTTAACCTCATCAGTAGCACACGCGCgcacgacgacgacgacgacgacgacgacgacgacgacaacacCATCAGAGAGTCACACGCCGCCATGCACACAAAGTAGAGAGGCCCAGACTTACACTCACCGTCATCGAGGTAGGCCTGGTCCAGGTTCTCCTCCTTGACCGCCACCCTCCTCTGGTGGCCGTTCCCCAGGGCCGGGGCCCCCTCCTGGGGTCCCTCCTGGCCCGCCTGCTCGGGGCCAGGGGCCCCGGGGGTAGGGGGGGATCGGACCTTCTGCGGGGGGGCCTTCTGCGTGtactggggctggggctggatCACCGTGGCGTAGTGCTGCGGCTGGCCGGCCGCGGGCCCcccctgggtgtgggggggcgtGTCGGGCGTGGACTGGGGGGAGTATCCGTCCTCGCCGTAGGTGACGggctgctggctgctgctgttgtcggcctgaggggcggcggggggggcggcggtgggCGGGGGGTCCCCCGCCCCTCGGAGCAGAAGGTGGTGGTGTGCGGGGGGGCCGTTGGGGGAGAACTGGATGATGGACGGGTGCTGGCCCGCCGCCAGGTGGGGACCCCCCAGGGGCTGGGACGGAGAGCCGGCGTGGACCAGCACAGAGCGGTGCGGCTCGGGCATCTGCTGGTACAGGCCGGGGCTGCTCAGGCCGGCGGCGTTGATGATGGCGTGgctctgcagctgctgctgctgctggtagcgggggtcctggggggcccgccccccctccaggcaGGAGGCCAGGCCGGAGACCAGGCCGCTGTCCGGCTGCAGGATGGCCCGGGCGTTGTGGTAGTAGGAGTGGGGGGACAGGCCCAGCATCTGGGGCACGGCGAAGCCCATGTGAGCCGCCTCGTACTCGTCCTGGGGCTCCGTCTTGATGGAGGGCACTGTggtaagggggtgggggggggggcacggtggTCATTGGATGGACAGAGAACACAGCCACAGGGCGGACCCTTTGCAAGCAGACCCGCGGATTGGGCTTCATCAGGGGACAGATGCAGCCATCGTTCGTAACCCTGTTTAGTGTCTGCCACGTCTAGTATAGAGTATAAAGTGACACTAGTGAGGCTAACACACATTGACCGGGGACAGCGTGCCCCGGTACAGACAAAGAGCAGACTCTAAATGTGTGTTTATCGTGTCACGCTTGTGTGCTACAGGTAATGATTCAATGTGGTCTCCGTTGAACCGTTACCTGACAACGGGGTGAAAGTGAACTGCTGCGGCTGGCTCCGCTTCCTCTTGCCGTTGATGACGTAGAAGTGGACCTTGACCGAGTGGCAGACGGACAGTTCCCGGTAGGAAGGCACCTCCACAAACAGCAGGTTCTACAGCACAGGGGAGCCATGAGGAGTGGGCTTATGGTCCACTCGTTTTAGGATCAGACCGTAACTGTGCAGTGGGGTTAGTGAGAAGGGCTTTCTACGTGAGATATACAGGGACACGGTGGTTCTCCACTTACTGGCTGACTCTTGTCTTTGTCTACAGTCGCCTCCATCTCCCATATCTGCTGGCCGTCTGTTGGACGGTGAACACAGGGGACAGGGAAGGTCAGCACAGAGCACCAATGATCATTTGAATATGAAATTAATAAAGAGagaaagccttttttttttttcactacaCTCTATATTGAACCTTCACTCGCAATTGAAAATTGTAGAAAAAGCGCTCTTAGCGGCCATTGAATTGATGTCTTGTTCGTCCTGTTCAGAAGACGCGTTTCCGTGTGTTGGCAGCGTGAGGGCGGTGGGCGCAGCCACAGACAACTCTTTGTTAGAGTAAAGCCAGATGAGATCTCCCCGGCTGGCCCTTCCCTCTTACACCATGAAGTGCACCGCGTCACATGCAGCATAGAACATTTGCATGTTGCATGTGGACCCACGGCCACCGAGTCTATGGGTATCATGTTCTTAATATCGGTAGAGTACAGAACATGGGCgattggttggatggatggggtAGCGGGGAGATGACTGAACAGAAGAGTTGATGTCTAGATATGTTACCAGGCTGTGGCCAACCAAACCGTTTTCAGTATTGAGACGGTAAGTAAGATAGTGAGTAAATAGTAAACATTTGCGATTTGAAACAACTGCTTTCTGCTGAAGGGATAGCAGATTGGAGATGATGTTAACAGATAGGTTAACCTTAATTCAGTTTCAAATTCACTTCCCAACAGTTTAGTTCTGCTTTATAGCAATGTAGCGCTCTACCACCTACAGAGTGCTACATTTAGGGAAGAGAGTTCAGGCTAGGGGTCAAAATATAGGTCTATTATGTATGAACTGCCTGTAGAATATGAAATCAAATGAAAAACTGTAAGATTGTGTTTTGTAAGCATATCTGTTGGACTGCATACAATACATATGCAAAACAGGTTAACTTTAGTTCATCCATTTCTTATGAATGTTTTCCTCACATATTTTTCAATATAGCTATATAGATATAAAGAATGCTTGTAAATTCCAAATGCCTTTGACATACAGCAGGACTGAAAGTGCACAGAGTTAGCTGTGAAGCCCTTACTCCAACAAGGCTGAAAGTGCACAGTCTGTTAAAGTGAGTAGGAATCACTCTGTCCAACATGGCTGAGAGTGCACAGTCTGACAAAGTGAGTGGGAAGCACTCTGTCCAACATGGCTGAGAGTTTGAAAGGTAGGTGGGAAACTATGCACAACCAATTGAAAAACACTGAAATGAGTCAGCAAGCAAATGAAGGGGATTCCAAAAAATCCCTCCTTCATCTTATTTCTACTTTTATGATCAATTTGCTCAGTTTTCCCAAAACAGAAGTTGATGACCAATGCTTTCTTGGCGCCCGTGTTTGTTGTGCATTTGGTTGCAACTCGACTCCATGGGATACCCTCGGGAGCTGGTTGTGAGGGGACTAGGTGGATGGAGTGGagtggtggagtgtgtgtgtgtgtgtgtgtgtgtgtgtgtgtgtgtgtgtgtgtgtgtgtgtgtgtgtgtgtgtgtgtgtgtgtgtgtgtgtgtgtgtgtgtgtgtgtgtgtgtgtgtgtgtgtgtgtgtgtgtgtgtgtgtgtgtgtggtggggggacggggggacggacggggggggaggggggtgatgtTGGAGCCAGCCGTTAGGGGCTGCTGGGAGCTGTGGAGGCTGTGCTTGGCTGAGGGTAAACCTTCCCCTGAACACGGAGCCAGGGGAGCCCCAGCCGGGCGCAGCTGTCTCCCATTCAAAGGGCCTTCACAGCTGCCCTGGTCCAGAGCGCATGTGTCATACACAGACTCTCCAAAACAATAGCAATCCCACAGTCATTTTATTCTCTACCGGTGTTTAATTGTCTGTGTTAATCTGCTCTGCGTTGTGGTGCGATGGCAGGGAACCCAGGAAAaacgtgaggggggggggacgttgtAGTCTCAGTAGCACTCCGAGAGCCAGCGATGTTTACGAGCCAAGGGCTATTCTCTCTGACAGCCCTGGAGCCGGTGAGTCATGACACCATATGCTTTTAGAAGGTCTCATCGCGCTGCCGCTGCTCACCAATATAAAGTTTGGTTTATAGCAACCGAAGGTGAATCACTAAGGGAAGGATTTCCCGAAGTTGGGGGAATAAAGACGTGCAGCGTTAAAGTGGTTAGGGGATCCCTATGCTACTGCTCACCTTGGGTTTTCTCCATGAAGATCACCCTGGAGTCGGAGCTGAAGTTCTGCCCCGTCAGGATCATCTGCTGGCCCCCCAGGACGGAGCAGCCGTCCATATCCTGCTTCTCCACTAGAGGGAGCTCATGGGCCGAGCGCTGGGCTGAAGCCGAAAAGGAGGGAGACACAGTAGAAGAAGAAATAAGAGACAGTCTATGGCCCTGCCATGATTTTgaagactgacacacacattattacCAGAATATTACATCACCATGATTATATGTAGGTTATAAGTATTCTTATTTTAGAATCAACAAGATGCATTACACGGAACAATTCATCAATTGTAAAGCAAATCATAAATGGAACCAATTATATTAGCAACCTGTCAGGATTATGGACTCAATCCAACAAATTGTCACCGCACACCCTGCGTAGCCTAAAGGACACCCAACCAGTTTTCCTCCGCACACTGGTGGGAAACCAGGCGATTAAAAACGACGGAATGGTAAATGTTGAATATAAACTATGCAGAAAGGAGATTGTTGTCAATTAACAACAATAGAGGATCGTTGAGCTGTTCCTAATCAATCAAAGCTCTTCCTTGCAGGCAGAAGCGTTTAAAATCAACACCAACGCAGCCTGAGCTACACAGAAAGTTGTGCATCATGTTTATGCTTATTCTGGCTCGACGAGCGCACGGTACACCTGCTCTGCAACAGAATAATAAAATCCGAAAAACACACCACCGCTTGTGTTGTCACTTCGCATCACTTGTCAGCTCAGGTGCCATTCGTTACCCACTGGAGCGGGAGCTGAGGAGTTGGCAAACATTCGTGTGACCTTTGCGCAGGTTTGTTTGGACCTACTACCGTGTGTGAGTCAACAAAACAACGAGGCGGACATGACGAGAGACCATCGTCTCTCCGTTTGCTCATCGGCCCGGCCCCGGCAGAAGAGCTGCAGGGAGTGAGGCTGCACACGACGCAGGTTCACACGACGCAGGCTCACGCTTGATTGTATTTTTACTGACTGCACTGGATCGGATGTTCGTCTGATGGTAATATCCTGGTGGGAGATAGGACGGCGGTAACTGACTGCGCTGCACTATCTACCGAGGGAAATTACCTCGCCCATGTTCTGTCGCCAGGACTTTAGTGTGCGGTGGATGTGCAGAGCATTGTTTGGTTGACGAGCGAGTGGCGTAAGGCTTAATAAAGGGCCTTGTTTGTCTTTGATTAGGTGCCTAATAAACATGTGTGTACTTCCTCACTGATCTTTGGTGAATCAAACGCACACGTGATCCGTGTGCACATAGTCAGACTGCTTGGTGATGAGCttctatgtgcatgtgcacatgttgcacacacccacacagaaacacacacacacacacacacacacacaagcactcacacgcacatactcacacacacacacacacacatgcactgacatgcacacatgcacaaaaacactcgctcagacacccacactcacagacacacacacacacacacacaagcacacaaacacacacacacacacacacacacacacacacacacacacacacacacacacacacacacacacacacacacacacacacacacacacacacacatacacacacaaacatccacacaaacatgctcacagccatgcattcacctacagacaaacacacaaagacatagaatcatacagacatgcacactGCAGCCTGCCAATCAAGACACAACAACCCCAACTCACCAAACATATTACTCAGCAACAGAATTTCTCCAAACTCACTGGACATGCAAAAGGCCCTTAAACGCTTGCAAGAAGCCTGACCAATGCCTTGCCCTTAAAACCTCAGCATAAAGCCCTGCCAGTCctaatctatgtgtgtgtgcgtgtgtgtgtgtaatgtatatGACGTGTCTTGCTTACAGCACTCTATGGGATGTGAGGCGGCCTGCAGTGAGATGTGCTGCCCTCCGGGTTGAGGGATGTGGACTCGGAACACCAGGCGCACGCGGGTGTTCTTCCGCCCGATGTCCGTCTCCCCCTTCCTCAGTTCGATGTCGGCGTTCCTGAGCTTCAGAATTCCTGCGCAGTCGATTCTGTGAAATTAAAAAACGTAAACACGTCATGTCAAAATAACGtcccgttaaaaaaaaaaatgcagatgGCCGGATGCTAGGCTCGGATCTCGGTGCAATTCTGAAGCTATGCATGAGGAAAACGCTCACATGGCTTTCATGTTGTTCTTTGGCTCCAGGGGGATCTCCAGGACTTTGGTGCCGTTGACTATCTTCTctaggctggtggtggtgaccgTCTTGCCCGTGATGCGGTGGACCTGGTAGAAGGCATGCGGCTTCAGGATGCGCTCGTCTGCTGTGCCGATGAAGATCTGCAGGCCGAGGGGCTCCTTGCCTTTGTAGCCGTGCAGCTGTTGAGTCAAAACGAGGAGTGTAGGTTACTGGGACAGCTCTGCACACGAATGCAGACACAATCACTCTGCTCGCTGTCTGTTTCTCAGTTCCTGAAGGCAATCCTTTGTTGCTTATTCTCGTGGTCTATTCAAACTATTTGGAAAGTGTTGAGTGGTTAGTAAGTGAACTTGATTAAGCCAGAACTATTGACAAGTTATTACATTTAAGGCAACCTCATTGGGCTCAGAATAAcatctaataataaaaaaataacattctgCAGCATAGCTTATTATATCGCGATATAGCTTTTATAGTCTTTTCCTTCAGTTATAGCATGCATGGACTGAGTATCGAAAACGGGAACCACCCTCTCCTGAAGTTAATGACAGATTGACAAAAGCTTTGTGGAGggacacacgttaacacacggCAGACACCAAGAGCCGTGAATGGATTGCACCTGCAATTGAAGTgggcgtgtgtgtaagtgtgtgtgtgtgtgtgtgtgtgtgtgtgtgtgtgtgtgtgtgtgtgtgtgtgtgtgtgtgtgtgtgtgtgtgtgtgtgtgtgtgtgtgtgtgtgcttatgtgtttgtGGTTTTGGGGCTTGTACAGTGTTCAGTAAGTTCAGTGACTTTGCATATGAgcaagtaagagagagagagagcgggaaagagggggagaggcacTGACACGAAACCTGAGACCAATGACTGAGGAAATGTGCAGAAACCACAGCAGTCGTACCTGCATCTAGAacacgatttaaaaaaaaggaaacaatgGCAGTGAAGTTACTGAACCGTGTTCATCATCAAActtaaaaatgtaattatattATTTGTTCTTAACTTAACCTTAATCTTTGTTCTAAAACACTATAGTAAATAGCAAGTTTGTCTCTTCCACTCAAACCATAATGTTTACATTGCAGCGACCATGACCAGCTGACAAATAAGGagttagaagaaaaaaaagggggggaaaaaacACTATGGCAAAATGGCCTGCAGAACCACTGAAGTAGAGGAAGTTCGCCGTAAACACGCCACGGGCCATGTGAACAGGTGGTTGTCATGGCGCCGGGGGCAGTGATGATGAGTCATGAGCAGGAGAGGGCTAGGAAAAGTAAAGTGGAGTATTGGAgtctcagggagagagagggaaagaaagaaagagagagctagagggaAAGCatgggaaatatatatatatatatatatatatatatatatatatatatatatatatatatatatatatatatagagagagagagagagagagagagagagagagagagagagagagagagagagagagagagagagagagagagagagagagagagagagagaagatggttCGAGAGGTGGTGGtatgggggtggagggaggggggggttgaatGAAGGAAGAGGAAAAAGTAgtttaagagtgtgtgtgtgtgtgtgtgtgtgtgtgtgtgtgtgtgtgtgtgtgtgtgtgtgtgtgtgtgtgtgtgtgtgtgtgtgtgtgtgtgtgtgtgtgtgtgttggggttagtAATGTCTAGCCAGACCGTGTCTATCTGAATGGCCCTGACAAACCAGGCGAGACTGAGGTCAGGTTGGGTATTAATAGAGGGTCAGAAATAAAAATTATTTTGCCTTTAACCCCACATTATATTCAAGACAAGGAATCCAATTCAAACAGGGAACTAATGACCTCCGTCACACGCAAATAGGCAGGCCTCCGCAAgatgttgtcatggtaacacagacacaaaaaataaataaataaaaaacagatgTGAAACCATAAATGAAGTCCAACAGTAAGCAGTATCCGTATCAACATCGATGGTAAACAACTCTAGCCTTGAGTGTTGAGATGTGCCTAGCATAGTAGAGGAAGGCTCCTATGAACACGGGTGTGTCTGTGGTTTGAAGCCATGAGACTGAGGGAGGGTGACAGCATTGTTTTAAGCCGACAAATACTATTTCAAGTCAGATTGTCAacctaaaaacaacaacaccaccctcGAGAGTGTGCTGTTCAGCTCTATTTTATTTGGCTTTGAATAAGGACCCCGATTGACCGGTCATGTCACATGATGCACCTGACATGGTCTATGCGTGTGAGGGCCCAAACACAGGCGGTCAAAGTAACCTGCGGAGCAATTCTCAAACACGTGTCTGCAAGACAGAGGCCCCGGCAGCCGCTGCATAATGACTAGGAAATACCATCCCATGGAAACCATGGCAcacaaggggagagagagaggagaccgcCCAGAGCTGCCAATACACCGCCAGCAGCGACCCCTGTATCCGCACTCACACGGGTGATATAACGCGTAACATGAGGAGGTTCCTAAGCCGTACAGAGGATACACAAAAGGAAAttccgtttgtgtttttttttcattcacgcGATCCCAGAATCATGTAGTTGCCGGCGTTCTCACCTGGACGACGGGATGCCCGCCGGTGGGGGCTTTGACGGCCCCCCGGCTGCCCTCCGTCTCGTAGTGGGCCCGGTGATGGGGCTTGGGCTGCACGTCGATGTGCAGCTCGTAGTGCTCCGTGTGGTTGGGCATGGGCCActccaggggagggagggacgccAGCGGGATGCTGCGGAGGGACAACCCAGGACACTCAAAGGAGGGGATGACGTTAACGCatgacatgcatgcacacacacgcgcacacacacacatacacagatgtaATACTCCCATACATACGTATAACGTACACTGATGTAATTATATCTGcatatttacaatttattcatGATCCTTATATTGTAATTGCTAAGTGAGACACCGGATCACGGTCCCACCAGGGGATGGGTGTTGATGTTGACACCTCATTCGGCGGTTGTCTTGTGTACCTGCATAGGCTGGACACCAGAGGTTTGGGCCAGATGGGCGGCATGACGAAGAAGGGCTCCGAGCCGGGCCTGGACTTCATGTCCTGGTCGCAGGACACCAGGTAGTTCCCCTCCACGTGGTTCTCAGGGTACAGGGTGTACACCTGGTTGTGGTTGGCCGTCCTCACGATCTTACTGGGCACCAGGCCGGGCTGTCCGGGGGCGAAGCAGTTCACCACGTTGGCGATGGGgctgccgtggtggtggtggaggtggtgctggtggaggtgggcgtTGGGGCCGTAGTGGGCCCCGATGTTGTACTCTTCGTGAGCGGCGTGCGACGGGGAGGGGCTGCGGGAGCGGTGTCCCGGGATCAGACCCTGGTTGCGGCACATGTCGTAGGTGCGCTTCCCTTGCGGCGACACCGAGCGTGAGTCGGGCCTGGGGGACGGCGAGcggggccccccggggcccccgtcctCGGCCAGGCTGGTGCGGGGGGAGGTGCCCGGGGAGCCCCCGGCGTGGATGCTCTGCAGGCGGGGGCAGAGGTCGGCGGCGGTCTGCCCGCTGCCCGGCGACACGCAGGGGGACGCGAAGGGGGAGTAGCTCTCCGAGTGccagctggtggaggagttgCTGCTGGCGGGGCTCAGGCACTGGGGCTCCCGGTAGGACTGGCTCTCGTGGCCGGGCACGGTCAGCGTGGGCCGGGGGCTGGTGTTCAGGGGGTGGTTCTGCAGGGAGTCCCTGACATGGTTGTAGTGCTCGCGGGAGGGCGTGATCTCGATGCGGGGGCTCAGAGCCAGGCCGCTggggcgctggtggtggtgctggtggtggtccaGGTAGCTCCGGGAGAGCTCCTGGGCGTCGTAGCCTGCGAGGACCTGCACGGCGTGGCCCCCGTAGGACGGGCTGCAGGGCTTGATGCCGTAGGGGGCTTCCTCCAGGGGGAAGGCCTGCTCAGACTCTGGGCTGAGGAGCTTTTGGGCCGTGAGGTTCGGGTCATCTGGGGTGGATAAGTGGGAACAGAGTCAGAGTGAACAACACGCAAGATACAGTTTAAAATACTTGCCTATTTTACTGATTATCACATCATGGTCACCACATCATACTATCAGCAGTCAGTAATGAGCAGTTCATCATTTGTATTGGTCCATTTATTGATTTTGTTAttactagtagtattagtatcaTTGCTGTGATTCCAACATTGTTATTCCACTTGATGCACCGAAGAGGGATCAACATATACAGATTAATCTTTCTAGAATAACCCTTAGGGGCTACATTACAAGAGTTGTAGACTAAAATCTCGATTAAAAAAAGGGCAGCGATGCCAACACTTAAACAAACACATCATCAAATGTGTAATATTTGGATTACACATGTCAAATTAACTTTCACATGTAAATACTATTTCTATTAAATAATAGCCTTATTAACCTGTGCAAGACATTAAGTAGGCATGGGGATTATTTGGCATGGCATCCCGCTTTCAAAAGCCACACCAACCTTGTTTTCCTCCTGCAAAATCGTCACTAGGAGGTTCGTATTCAAACAAATATTCGAACTGCAAATCCTCGTCAGGGTAGTTCATTTTGCTCAGGTCCTCCGCAGCCTCGGTTTCGTCGTaaaaatatgtcatttgtctTATTTAGCGGTTTCCCAGTTCAGGCGATAAGAAAATATAACACTTGCGACGTCCCTAACAGAGGCCATGCGACGAACGAGGGAGAGACTCTGGTATCGAGATGAGATGCATTGAAGGGGGAACCTGTTCACTTGTTGCTGTAGTTGAATATGGAAGCAAGTGATGCAACAGCCAGCGCTCAGGAACAGCAGGGCGAAGAAAGCACTAAAGTTTCCTTCTTGCATTTTCTCACTTTAGTCAAAAGTTGAAGGCTGGAGTGTATATTCTTATCACCGTGGCTTTATTTCGTGAATGTTTTAATGGGTTAGTTGTTTTATAATTTGACTTCAACATAGGCACCTTTTAAGTGAATGGACAGCTTCTCTTTTGACTTACTGCTGCCCCCGGGTGTTTGACATGTGGCAATTACGCAATAGATGTAGGCCTATAAAAATgtaccatgtgtgtttgtgcatgagtgtgtgtgtgcgtgcgtgcgtgtgcgtgtgtgtgtgtgtgtgtgtgtgtgtgtgtgtgtgtgtgtgtgtgtgtgtgtgtgtgtgtgtgtgtgtgtgtgtgtgtgagagagagagaggtaggggggaTAGTGCGTTCgcgcgtgtgcttgtgcgtgtgcgcggcGCGCGCAATGATAGATGCGCTCTATTTTTTACGCACTGGACATAATTAATGAGTTGAAATGCCTTAAGGATCACGCCTATCAAGATCGGCTATTCCCCTCCTTCCACCCAGGCTGATAGATAGCAGCCTGTACCAGCGCATGGGCCCTGACAGGGGCGTCCACAGGAATAGCCCCGACCAAGAGGTAATATGCTCAGTCAACAAAATAGGCAAGGTCCATCTGATGTTTTTGAGACCTATACAATGCAGCCTATAggttaaaaaatacattaatcAAAACGAAATGAATCTAGATGCAGTACAGATCCCTAGACGCAGTCGGTGGCTATAGGTTATTATAATTCCATGAGATCATTTGCtcccctttttatttataaatgggCAACCCTGGTTTATCATCTCGCTTATGTTTGCCTCCTCTCTGCCCGGTAGTAAATCTGTTTGCGAaaacgacacacaaacacgtgacGTACGCCAGAATTTCCTGTCGAATATAAtctctatttttttgtatccatGATCAAATCAGGGCCGCGTTGTGTTCGGTTGTAGACTTCGGTTGTAGTGACGTAGTTAGCTGTTATTTGTAGCCTTAAACGGCGACGTGTTTCCCGTTCCTCCCCGCGAGCCCCTGCCCGCCGCCGTTGGCATGCGCGCGCGGATATTACCGCCCGAAATACTGTGCTCGTGCACTGCAAATGAGTGCATTTTTCTTAAGATTAAAGTATTTCTTTTTAGGAAAACACGTTATAGTTACACTTAAGAACAtcatacattaaaaaaagaagtctGTTAAAAATCAAATGTAATGATTACCAGATAATCATTCACACGTCACCACGCGCGGCATCCATACCTTGATCCATGGACCTCATCGCGTGGTACTGGGGCAGTCTCCAAGCCTCCTTGAACATTTGACGGGAAAAAGTTGtaaaacctaaaaaaaaaagttgaaaaatgattTTCCTCTTGTAACCATAACAGTTCAGACCTCCTTCGtctgggaaaaaataaaaaactaggTGAAACACTCCTTTGGTTTGTTCAGGAAATTGAGCTGTAAAGTTAGGCTGCTGTAGACGCAACTCTTGTCTTTATAATGGTCAAAAGTATGAAGCTGCATCGGCGTCTATCGCAGGCGGTTATGGTATGAAGTCCCTTTCCTAGCTCTAAGGATTACTTGAGTATCAAGAGCGGCTTCCTTCCCCGCTCTTGGTGTTTATAATGGTCCAATGCTGTAAAATAACGGGATTCCCTCT harbors:
- the nfatc2a gene encoding nuclear factor of activated T-cells, cytoplasmic 2 isoform X1; this encodes MTYFYDETEAAEDLSKMNYPDEDLQFEYLFEYEPPSDDFAGGKQDDPNLTAQKLLSPESEQAFPLEEAPYGIKPCSPSYGGHAVQVLAGYDAQELSRSYLDHHQHHHQRPSGLALSPRIEITPSREHYNHVRDSLQNHPLNTSPRPTLTVPGHESQSYREPQCLSPASSNSSTSWHSESYSPFASPCVSPGSGQTAADLCPRLQSIHAGGSPGTSPRTSLAEDGGPGGPRSPSPRPDSRSVSPQGKRTYDMCRNQGLIPGHRSRSPSPSHAAHEEYNIGAHYGPNAHLHQHHLHHHHGSPIANVVNCFAPGQPGLVPSKIVRTANHNQVYTLYPENHVEGNYLVSCDQDMKSRPGSEPFFVMPPIWPKPLVSSLCSIPLASLPPLEWPMPNHTEHYELHIDVQPKPHHRAHYETEGSRGAVKAPTGGHPVVQLHGYKGKEPLGLQIFIGTADERILKPHAFYQVHRITGKTVTTTSLEKIVNGTKVLEIPLEPKNNMKAIIDCAGILKLRNADIELRKGETDIGRKNTRVRLVFRVHIPQPGGQHISLQAASHPIECSQRSAHELPLVEKQDMDGCSVLGGQQMILTGQNFSSDSRVIFMEKTQDGQQIWEMEATVDKDKSQPNLLFVEVPSYRELSVCHSVKVHFYVINGKRKRSQPQQFTFTPLSVPSIKTEPQDEYEAAHMGFAVPQMLGLSPHSYYHNARAILQPDSGLVSGLASCLEGGRAPQDPRYQQQQQLQSHAIINAAGLSSPGLYQQMPEPHRSVLVHAGSPSQPLGGPHLAAGQHPSIIQFSPNGPPAHHHLLLRGAGDPPPTAAPPAAPQADNSSSQQPVTYGEDGYSPQSTPDTPPHTQGGPAAGQPQHYATVIQPQPQYTQKAPPQKVRSPPTPGAPGPEQAGQEGPQEGAPALGNGHQRRVAVKEENLDQAYLDDGEFNEIIRKDLTAVQARGQT
- the nfatc2a gene encoding nuclear factor of activated T-cells, cytoplasmic 2 isoform X3: MTYFYDETEAAEDLSKMNYPDEDLQFEYLFEYEPPSDDFAGGKQDDPNLTAQKLLSPESEQAFPLEEAPYGIKPCSPSYGGHAVQVLAGYDAQELSRSYLDHHQHHHQRPSGLALSPRIEITPSREHYNHVRDSLQNHPLNTSPRPTLTVPGHESQSYREPQCLSPASSNSSTSWHSESYSPFASPCVSPGSGQTAADLCPRLQSIHAGGSPGTSPRTSLAEDGGPGGPRSPSPRPDSRSVSPQGKRTYDMCRNQGLIPGHRSRSPSPSHAAHEEYNIGAHYGPNAHLHQHHLHHHHGSPIANVVNCFAPGQPGLVPSKIVRTANHNQVYTLYPENHVEGNYLVSCDQDMKSRPGSEPFFVMPPIWPKPLVSSLCSIPLASLPPLEWPMPNHTEHYELHIDVQPKPHHRAHYETEGSRGAVKAPTGGHPVVQLHGYKGKEPLGLQIFIGTADERILKPHAFYQVHRITGKTVTTTSLEKIVNGTKVLEIPLEPKNNMKAIIDCAGILKLRNADIELRKGETDIGRKNTRVRLVFRVHIPQPGGQHISLQAASHPIECSQRSAHELPLVEKQDMDGCSVLGGQQMILTGQNFSSDSRVIFMEKTQDGQQIWEMEATVDKDKSQPNLLFVEVPSYRELSVCHSVKVHFYVINGKRKRSQPQQFTFTPLSVPSIKTEPQDEYEAAHMGFAVPQMLGLSPHSYYHNARAILQPDSGLVSGLASCLEGGRAPQDPRYQQQQQLQSHAIINAAGLSSPGLYQQMPEPHRSVLVHAGSPSQPLGGPHLAAGQHPSIIQFSPNGPPAHHHLLLRGAGDPPPTAAPPAAPQADNSSSQQPVTYGEDGYSPQSTPDTPPHTQGGPAAGQPQHYATVIQPQPQYTQKAPPQKVRSPPTPGAPGPEQAGQEGPQEGAPALGNGHQRRVAVKEENLDQAYLDDGECPPNYTLLRPNGPF
- the nfatc2a gene encoding nuclear factor of activated T-cells, cytoplasmic 2 isoform X4 codes for the protein MTYFYDETEAAEDLSKMNYPDEDLQFEYLFEYEPPSDDFAGGKQDDPNLTAQKLLSPESEQAFPLEEAPYGIKPCSPSYGGHAVQVLAGYDAQELSRSYLDHHQHHHQRPSGLALSPRIEITPSREHYNHVRDSLQNHPLNTSPRPTLTVPGHESQSYREPQCLSPASSNSSTSWHSESYSPFASPCVSPGSGQTAADLCPRLQSIHAGGSPGTSPRTSLAEDGGPGGPRSPSPRPDSRSVSPQGKRTYDMCRNQGLIPGHRSRSPSPSHAAHEEYNIGAHYGPNAHLHQHHLHHHHGSPIANVVNCFAPGQPGLVPSKIVRTANHNQVYTLYPENHVEGNYLVSCDQDMKSRPGSEPFFVMPPIWPKPLVSSLCSIPLASLPPLEWPMPNHTEHYELHIDVQPKPHHRAHYETEGSRGAVKAPTGGHPVVQLHGYKGKEPLGLQIFIGTADERILKPHAFYQVHRITGKTVTTTSLEKIVNGTKVLEIPLEPKNNMKAIIDCAGILKLRNADIELRKGETDIGRKNTRVRLVFRVHIPQPGGQHISLQAASHPIECSQRSAHELPLVEKQDMDGCSVLGGQQMILTGQNFSSDSRVIFMEKTQDGQQIWEMEATVDKDKSQPNLLFVEVPSYRELSVCHSVKVHFYVINGKRKRSQPQQFTFTPLSVPSIKTEPQDEYEAAHMGFAVPQMLGLSPHSYYHNARAILQPDSGLVSGLASCLEGGRAPQDPRYQQQQQLQSHAIINAAGLSSPGLYQQMPEPHRSVLVHAGSPSQPLGGPHLAAGQHPSIIQFSPNGPPAHHHLLLRGAGDPPPTAAPPAAPQADNSSSQQPVTYGEDGYSPQSTPDTPPHTQGGPAAGQPQHYATVIQPQPQYTQKAPPQKVRSPPTPGAPGPEQAGQEGPQEGAPALGNGHQRRVAVKEENLDQAYLDDGPPNYTLLRPNGPF